From the Crateriforma spongiae genome, one window contains:
- the ctaD gene encoding cytochrome c oxidase subunit I, with translation MDERAIRLLKAWQTPKGWRYWSAVNNSEVGLWYTLAAFAFFLFGGVLALIMRIQLAVPDNDWLTPEQYNQVFTMHGSVMMFLFAVPILEAISIMLLPEMMGARDLPFPRLSAYGFWCFLIGGIFVCGSLFFGVGPRGGWFMYPPMTTEYQTDVGPDIWLLGLSFIEIASIAAAVELIVGTLKCRPPGMRLNLIPLYAWYILVVAVMILFAFPPLIAGDLLMELERAMDWPFFDAERGGDPMLWQHLFWIFGHPEVYIVFLPSIALVAMIVPTFARTPMAGYGWIVLAAVGTGFLSFGLWVHHMFTTGLPGISIGIFSAASEAVAIPTGVQIFCFIATLLIGRVTKNAALLFVLAGLATFIIGGLTGVMIAIAPFDYQAHDTYFIVGHLHYVLVGGTIFPIVAGFYYYYPLVTGKQLSERLGTITFWVMLIGFNVAFFPMHISGMIGMPRRVYTYPGGMGFDLPNMISTIGAFTLGIGFLMLLYDVFRPKGKQPLVKRNVWNAGTLEWSGEVPDKPWGIRSIPIVTTRYPLWEQDNFLRDVDEGNFYLPDAEEGLRETMVTSTVDAEPMQCLRVPGPSFLPMVAALFTGGVFIFGTYHWYWAAGICGLFSFITIVTWLWTGTAKIPEKDTKAVGLDLTLPTYVSGPAAVGWWAMFITMLGDMTAFVSLVFGYFFFWTVHDEFPPAEFDGRAVAGPGMVWPLVAAGLAGAAWVAVLLARRWNRIGQGPKEPGDKFPAEGIIASSTTWPFYVAIAIACGLGIASVASLFYGPLKNEMDPTHHAYSASVSVLVLWTMLHTGVGVLMLIYAAARRLFRKMDADHDADMVNVTLYWHFLVLTVVITGTVIALFPEVA, from the coding sequence ATGGATGAACGTGCTATTCGCCTTCTCAAAGCATGGCAAACGCCGAAGGGTTGGCGGTACTGGTCGGCGGTAAATAACTCCGAAGTCGGTTTGTGGTACACGCTCGCGGCGTTCGCATTTTTTCTGTTCGGTGGTGTGCTGGCGCTCATCATGCGAATTCAGCTTGCCGTGCCCGACAACGATTGGTTGACGCCGGAGCAGTACAACCAAGTCTTCACGATGCACGGCAGCGTGATGATGTTCCTGTTCGCGGTGCCAATTCTGGAAGCGATCTCGATCATGCTTCTGCCCGAGATGATGGGCGCTCGTGATTTGCCGTTTCCAAGACTTTCGGCCTACGGGTTCTGGTGCTTCCTGATTGGCGGCATCTTCGTTTGTGGTTCGCTGTTCTTCGGCGTCGGACCTCGCGGTGGTTGGTTCATGTACCCGCCGATGACAACGGAATATCAAACCGATGTCGGGCCAGACATTTGGCTATTGGGTTTGTCATTCATTGAAATCGCATCGATCGCCGCGGCCGTGGAGTTGATTGTCGGAACGCTTAAATGTCGTCCCCCAGGAATGCGACTGAATCTGATCCCGCTTTATGCGTGGTACATCCTGGTCGTCGCGGTGATGATCCTGTTCGCGTTTCCGCCGCTGATCGCCGGTGATCTGCTGATGGAACTCGAGCGGGCGATGGATTGGCCGTTCTTTGATGCCGAGCGTGGCGGCGATCCGATGTTGTGGCAGCACCTATTTTGGATTTTCGGGCATCCGGAAGTCTATATCGTGTTCCTTCCCTCCATTGCACTGGTGGCAATGATCGTCCCGACGTTCGCGCGAACGCCGATGGCCGGCTACGGTTGGATCGTGCTGGCCGCCGTCGGAACCGGTTTCCTGAGTTTTGGATTGTGGGTTCACCACATGTTCACGACAGGCTTACCTGGAATCTCGATCGGCATTTTCTCGGCCGCATCCGAAGCGGTGGCAATCCCAACGGGTGTACAGATTTTTTGCTTCATCGCGACCCTGTTGATCGGACGGGTAACGAAGAACGCCGCGTTGTTGTTTGTACTTGCGGGACTGGCAACTTTCATCATCGGGGGGCTGACCGGCGTGATGATCGCCATCGCTCCGTTCGACTACCAAGCGCACGACACTTATTTCATCGTCGGCCACCTGCATTACGTTTTGGTCGGCGGCACGATCTTTCCGATCGTCGCCGGCTTTTACTACTACTACCCATTGGTGACGGGCAAACAACTTAGCGAACGACTGGGGACGATCACATTTTGGGTGATGTTGATCGGTTTCAACGTGGCCTTCTTCCCGATGCACATCAGCGGCATGATCGGAATGCCACGCCGCGTTTACACCTATCCCGGCGGTATGGGGTTCGACCTGCCGAACATGATCTCAACGATCGGGGCATTCACGCTGGGGATCGGATTTCTGATGCTGCTCTACGACGTGTTTCGTCCCAAAGGCAAACAACCGCTTGTCAAACGCAATGTTTGGAACGCCGGGACACTGGAATGGAGCGGCGAGGTGCCCGACAAGCCCTGGGGAATTCGTAGCATTCCGATCGTGACGACACGTTATCCGCTGTGGGAACAGGACAACTTTTTGCGTGATGTGGATGAAGGAAACTTCTATCTACCTGACGCGGAGGAGGGTTTGCGGGAAACCATGGTGACCAGCACCGTCGATGCCGAGCCGATGCAGTGTTTGCGGGTACCGGGACCGTCATTTTTGCCGATGGTCGCGGCGCTGTTCACCGGTGGCGTGTTTATCTTTGGAACGTATCACTGGTACTGGGCGGCGGGTATCTGTGGACTGTTTTCGTTCATCACAATTGTGACTTGGTTATGGACGGGAACGGCAAAGATCCCGGAGAAAGACACCAAGGCTGTCGGTCTGGATCTGACGTTGCCGACCTACGTTTCCGGTCCTGCGGCGGTCGGTTGGTGGGCGATGTTCATCACGATGCTGGGCGACATGACGGCGTTTGTGTCGTTGGTCTTCGGCTATTTTTTCTTTTGGACGGTCCACGACGAATTTCCACCCGCTGAATTCGACGGTCGTGCGGTGGCGGGTCCGGGAATGGTCTGGCCGTTGGTCGCAGCGGGATTGGCGGGCGCGGCGTGGGTGGCGGTTTTGCTCGCACGAAGATGGAATCGAATTGGGCAAGGTCCTAAGGAACCAGGCGACAAATTCCCAGCGGAAGGAATCATCGCCTCATCCACTACATGGCCGTTCTACGTCGCTATTGCGATCGCCTGTGGTCTTGGAATCGCAAGTGTGGCATCGCTGTTTTACGGTCCACTTAAAAACGAAATGGACCCGACGCATCATGCGTATTCAGCCAGCGTTTCGGTGTTGGTGCTGTGGACGATGCTGCACACCGGCGTCGGCGTCCTGATGCTGATCTATGCGGCAGCCCGCCGGTTGTTCAGAAAGATGGATGCGGATCATGACGCAGATATGGTCAACGTGACGCTGTATTGGCACTTCCTTGTCTTAACAGTCGTCATCACCGGGACGGTTATCGCATTGTTTCCGGAGGTGGCGTGA
- a CDS encoding cytochrome c oxidase assembly protein, giving the protein MKLLAWNAGWLVLAAAWLGPLPEMAQTSFAAHMTLHMAVVAVAAPLLSLAAAGLRYDPVRRVPAMFSPVPASVGELVIVWAWHAPGLHHFARHSSLGFVIEQSMFLAAGIWVWLSAFGGKSPRSRARSGAGVIGLLLTSMHMTLLGALLVMSPRLLYSHQHGGGGLSPITDQHLGGAVMLIVGGAAFLAGGLWLTRDLIGNGHGDEPVLGDSGIGIVAPSTRQL; this is encoded by the coding sequence ATGAAGCTTCTCGCCTGGAATGCTGGTTGGTTGGTGCTGGCAGCGGCCTGGCTAGGACCGCTGCCCGAGATGGCGCAAACCTCGTTCGCCGCGCACATGACGCTGCACATGGCGGTCGTTGCCGTGGCGGCTCCTCTGCTGTCGCTCGCCGCAGCAGGGCTGCGATACGACCCGGTGCGCCGAGTGCCAGCGATGTTTTCACCGGTGCCCGCGTCGGTCGGCGAATTGGTGATCGTGTGGGCTTGGCACGCGCCGGGACTACACCATTTCGCTCGGCATTCTTCGCTTGGATTTGTCATCGAGCAATCAATGTTTCTTGCCGCTGGAATATGGGTTTGGCTTTCCGCGTTCGGTGGCAAGTCGCCGCGATCGCGGGCTCGAAGCGGAGCGGGAGTGATCGGATTGCTGTTGACTTCGATGCACATGACGCTGCTGGGCGCGTTGTTGGTGATGTCACCACGACTGCTCTATTCGCATCAACACGGGGGCGGTGGTTTGTCGCCGATCACCGACCAGCATCTGGGTGGTGCGGTGATGTTGATCGTCGGTGGAGCGGCGTTCTTGGCGGGCGGTTTGTGGTTGACGCGGGACTTGATTGGTAATGGACATGGTGACGAGCCCGTGCTGGGCGATTCAGGCATCGGAATCGTCGCCCCGTCCACACGCCAACTCTAG
- a CDS encoding c-type cytochrome — MKITFKRFLIATVTLGIIGVAVLVSGIVPIKASSGHWPVTAWFLDYASDRSVDFHSNGIEVPNLDIPGMITLGAGTYQTNCQFCHGQPGRQQPPVAQGMTPTPPQLQDSLPEMSNQETFYIVKHGIKFAGMPAWPTQRRDDEIWPVVAFLNAMPSMTNEEYRQRTRRRPSDPPEGSFNRAEPIGDNAFIDEHCASCHGRDGSNNINRRVPKLAGQNEAYLAMSLRSYRAMRRHSGVMMPVAYRLTDDRIDALAKHFSSQSRLPPKEPVPKSELVETGRRLATDGDVKKKIPSCVDCHGPGERLRSKTYPRLAGQPAWYIERQLELFGKRDRGGMNAKIMHKIADKLDDESRRAVAAYYAAAPAASL, encoded by the coding sequence ATGAAGATCACATTCAAACGATTTCTCATCGCCACCGTGACACTTGGCATCATCGGCGTGGCCGTTTTGGTCAGCGGCATCGTGCCGATCAAAGCCAGTAGCGGTCACTGGCCGGTCACGGCTTGGTTTCTGGACTATGCCAGCGATCGATCCGTTGACTTTCACAGCAACGGGATCGAGGTGCCGAACCTTGACATTCCGGGGATGATCACGCTGGGCGCTGGCACTTACCAAACGAACTGCCAATTCTGTCATGGTCAGCCCGGACGCCAACAACCACCAGTCGCCCAAGGCATGACTCCGACGCCTCCGCAGTTGCAAGATTCGTTGCCGGAGATGAGCAATCAAGAAACGTTCTACATTGTCAAACACGGCATCAAATTCGCCGGAATGCCTGCGTGGCCGACACAGCGGCGCGATGACGAAATCTGGCCGGTGGTGGCATTCTTGAATGCCATGCCGTCGATGACGAACGAAGAGTATCGCCAGCGTACCCGGCGTCGCCCGTCGGATCCGCCTGAGGGAAGCTTCAATCGTGCGGAGCCGATCGGCGATAATGCCTTCATCGACGAACACTGCGCCTCGTGCCACGGCCGTGACGGAAGCAACAACATCAATCGCCGTGTTCCCAAACTTGCCGGGCAGAACGAAGCATACCTTGCGATGTCGCTGCGCTCTTATCGTGCGATGCGACGTCACAGTGGCGTGATGATGCCAGTCGCCTACCGATTGACCGACGATCGAATCGACGCTCTAGCGAAGCATTTCTCCAGCCAGTCGCGACTACCGCCTAAAGAGCCGGTCCCGAAGTCCGAGTTGGTCGAAACGGGCCGACGACTAGCGACCGATGGCGATGTCAAGAAGAAGATACCGTCGTGTGTCGACTGCCACGGGCCGGGGGAGCGGTTGCGAAGCAAAACCTATCCGCGTCTGGCCGGACAGCCCGCTTGGTACATCGAGCGGCAATTGGAACTGTTCGGCAAACGAGATCGTGGCGGTATGAATGCGAAGATCATGCACAAGATCGCCGACAAACTTGATGATGAATCGCGGCGAGCGGTAGCCGCGTACTACGCCGCAGCCCCGGCTGCCAGCCTGTGA